The sequence CCTGATCAAGGAATATCTCGACCTGTTTCCATGTGGCAGATAGCGTCCGCATGTCGGACCCGAAGGCAAATAGTCACAAACCCGCCGCCTTGGTGAGATTGACGCGGAACCTGTCACGCCTGCGCTGATAGCGGCGGGTCATCTCTGCGCTGGCATGGCCCAGTTGTTTCTGCACATAGCGCTCATCCACCTCGGCGCTGCTGGCCAGACCCGCGCGTAGGGAATGGCCGGAATAGAGCTTCACGCGCTCCGCATCAGGCAGATCGGGGCGCAGACCTGCATCCAGCACGCAGGCCTTGATCAGCCGGGCGATATGCTTGTCATTCAACCGAGTTTCCCGCGCGCGCTTGCCATCGCGGGTGACGCCGGTGAAGATCGGCCCAAAATCGATCCGCCCGTAATGAAGCCACTGCTCCAGCGCATGAACAGGGCAGGTCTGGTCGGATGACCCGCGCCCGATTTCGACTTCGCGCCAGCCGGTCTTGCCGCGCAGGGTGATCAACGCGCCGCCGTCGAGAACGTCGATCCAGCCGCCGCTATCAAGCGTGTCATCCTTGTGCCGGTCGAGGCTGACGATCTCTGATCGCCGCAACCCGCCGGTAAACCCGATCAGCAAAATGGCGCGGTCACGCAAGCCGCGCAGATCATGGGGCAGGGTGGCGACCATGGCGCGAATGTCGTCGGCCAAGATGGCCTCTTTCTGCACTGGCGGCCGGGCATGTCTACGCCTGATACCGGCCAGCACGGTGGCGATATGGCGGTTCTTACGGTCCAGCGGCAGCCCGCGCTGCGCATAGCCCCAACCCAGCCCCGACAGGCGTCGCTCGATTGACGCGACCGACAGGGCAGGGGGCTTGGTTGACCCTTGTCCCTGGGGCGCGGCCAGATCCGCAATATAGAGGCCCACAAGTTCCGGCGACGGGGGCAGGGGGTCCGCGCCGCGCATCCGGCACCAGCGGGCGAAATGCGCCCAATCCTTGGCATAGGCGGATCGTGTATTGTCAGACGCCGCAGCGCTTGCATAGTCCCGCGCGGTATCCACAAGGCGATCGAGCACGCCAGAGCCCGCAACATGCGCGGGCAGTGCAATGCCATCACTTCCTTCTTGCGCGCTCTCGTCGAGCTGAGTACTCTCAACCGTGTTCATGGACGCTGAGATCGATTTCTCGTGTTCTGGCGACATTTTTCCCCCGAAAATCCGTTGATTTTGAGACTGTGCTGCAGCATGTCCCATATTGTCCGATAATGCAATCTTACTGGACATAGGTAGATCGTGCAAGGCAGGGCGGTTTATTCACTCTTTTATAGATCTAAGCGCCGCTGCAATGTAGGCTGTCTGCATGACTTTTGCCCGCAACACCCCCGCCAACCTCCCAGTAACAATACCCCGGATGCCGCCTTGGGTCATCGCGGGCCGTGCAGAAGCCCCTGAAAATGTGGCGTTTCTGTCGGGGGCCGCGCTTGCTCACCTGCATCTGGTGTTAGGGCAGGCGGAGGTCCCCCATGCTTTGTTGCGGGAGCGGCTGGCGCTGTGGTCGGCGGAGGCTTGCGTCGCCTTCACGGGACGCCCTGAGCGCGCAGCAGAGCTGCGCGATGCGGTGCATCTCTTGCGACCCGGCGACCTGCCGGGACCAGCAGGAGAAACCTTTCTGGCCTGGCGGCGGGCTGTGGAGCGACCGGTTACAATCAAGGCGCTTTGTCGGGCGTTACCGGAACTTCAGACCGAACAGATCGCGCGCTGGCTCGGTGCGGGGTCTGGCGCGCCAGTCACGCGGGCAGCCGCGGTGCTGGAGGTGGTTCTTGAGGCGGCCCCGCGTGCGGAGGTCCCAGCCCTGATCCTCGCAGATGCCGCGCTGGCGCAGGCGCTTGGTTGGGATCACGCAGTGCCACTCTTGGCAGCAGGTTTGAAACGGGCCGACCTGCGTAAGCGTGGTGAAGGCTTGGCGCTGGCCTGTCATCGTGCCGTCATTGCTTCGGTGATCGAGGCCGGGCGCACCGCGATCGATCTCGCGCGTCGGGCCGCGCATTTGAAAGCGGTCGCGCCGAAGCTCCGTGCCAAAGGGGCGGGGCAGGCGGTCGAGATGTTCCTGACCTGTGATGCGGTTGCGCCCTCTGCTTTGCCTTTGCCGGACCGCGCGGCGCGCCGTCTCTGCGACCGACTGGTCGCACTCGATGCCATCCGCGAGTTGACTGGGCGTGACACCTTCCGCCTCTACGGGGTGTAGCGATGGCCAAGGATAAATGCGAGCAGGACCTCGACCGCGATCTGGCTGACCTGCCGCCGGAGCTGCGCTGGCGGGAATGGATGCGCAGGATCGAGGCGGTATTGTTTGCCAGCGCCGCGCCGGTGTCGCGGGAGGATTTGTCGCGGGTCGTGGGGCAGGGGGCCTCGGTCGACCTACTGGTCGAGGACTTGTTCGCTGATCTGGAAGGGCGGGCGTTTGAAATAGCCAAGGTGGCTAGCGGCTGGATGTTTCGGACGCGACCCGCCTACGCGCCGGCGATCCGCGCCGCGGCAGATGTTGGGGATCAGCTGCTCGACCTAAGCGAATTCGACGTCGCGGTGTTGTCGGCCGTCGCCTACCACCAGCCAATTACGCGCGATGGGCTCAAGGACATCTTCGGCAAGGAGATCAGCCGTGACCTGATCGGTCGGCTGCATGCCCGCGAGCTGATCGGGACCGGGCCAAGGTCCCCTAGACGCGGCGCGCCCTATACTTTCGTCACCACCGAGCAGTTCCTGATCACCTTCGGATTGGAGAGCCTGCAAGATCTTCCGGACACCGAGCAGCTGACTGATGCAGGGTTGTCCGACTGACCGGCAGGGTCTTGTCTGACAAAGCCGCCTCGACTTTAGAGGTGAATGTCGCACCGAAGAGCAATTGGAACTGTCGCACAAGCCGTAAACGCGAAACAGCAAGCAGCCGAGATGCACAAGGCTGCTTGCTGAAATAGGCCGCGCATCGAAACAATCATGTTGATGATTTAATGATGCGGATCAAGCGCCGTTGACGCTGTCTTTGAGGTGCTTCGCAACAGTGAATTTGACGACTTTATCGGCCGGCTTGTCGATGATTGCGCCGGTTGCGGGGCTACGCACTTGGCGCGCGGCGCGATCGCGCACCGAAAGCTTGCCGATATTGGGCAGTGTGACAGCGTC comes from Roseinatronobacter monicus and encodes:
- the scpB gene encoding SMC-Scp complex subunit ScpB, whose amino-acid sequence is MAKDKCEQDLDRDLADLPPELRWREWMRRIEAVLFASAAPVSREDLSRVVGQGASVDLLVEDLFADLEGRAFEIAKVASGWMFRTRPAYAPAIRAAADVGDQLLDLSEFDVAVLSAVAYHQPITRDGLKDIFGKEISRDLIGRLHARELIGTGPRSPRRGAPYTFVTTEQFLITFGLESLQDLPDTEQLTDAGLSD
- a CDS encoding DUF1403 family protein translates to MTFARNTPANLPVTIPRMPPWVIAGRAEAPENVAFLSGAALAHLHLVLGQAEVPHALLRERLALWSAEACVAFTGRPERAAELRDAVHLLRPGDLPGPAGETFLAWRRAVERPVTIKALCRALPELQTEQIARWLGAGSGAPVTRAAAVLEVVLEAAPRAEVPALILADAALAQALGWDHAVPLLAAGLKRADLRKRGEGLALACHRAVIASVIEAGRTAIDLARRAAHLKAVAPKLRAKGAGQAVEMFLTCDAVAPSALPLPDRAARRLCDRLVALDAIRELTGRDTFRLYGV
- a CDS encoding HU family DNA-binding protein; translated protein: MNKPIAKSDLVAAIATALGSDKASAAAALDAVCDVVGKTVAGGDAVTLPNIGKLSVRDRAARQVRSPATGAIIDKPADKVVKFTVAKHLKDSVNGA
- a CDS encoding tyrosine-type recombinase/integrase, with product MSPEHEKSISASMNTVESTQLDESAQEGSDGIALPAHVAGSGVLDRLVDTARDYASAAASDNTRSAYAKDWAHFARWCRMRGADPLPPSPELVGLYIADLAAPQGQGSTKPPALSVASIERRLSGLGWGYAQRGLPLDRKNRHIATVLAGIRRRHARPPVQKEAILADDIRAMVATLPHDLRGLRDRAILLIGFTGGLRRSEIVSLDRHKDDTLDSGGWIDVLDGGALITLRGKTGWREVEIGRGSSDQTCPVHALEQWLHYGRIDFGPIFTGVTRDGKRARETRLNDKHIARLIKACVLDAGLRPDLPDAERVKLYSGHSLRAGLASSAEVDERYVQKQLGHASAEMTRRYQRRRDRFRVNLTKAAGL